From the Cohaesibacter sp. ES.047 genome, one window contains:
- a CDS encoding MarR family winged helix-turn-helix transcriptional regulator — protein MTASQEIRVVLKAIRKIERALDIHSRVLNKESGLTLPQLIVLRCVRDLGEPSGNAIARDVDLSPPTVLGILDKLSTKGLIERQRLQTNRRVVISRITEHGARVLAAAPSPLGETFSRRFFALEPEQRQVIIDSLEKVAEFSGVEKIEQLAEVMDLPVPSATQKPH, from the coding sequence ATGACAGCGAGCCAGGAAATCCGGGTGGTGCTGAAGGCGATCCGTAAAATCGAGCGGGCGCTGGATATCCACTCCCGAGTGTTAAACAAAGAAAGTGGCCTTACTTTGCCACAATTGATTGTGCTGCGATGCGTCCGCGATCTGGGCGAGCCATCGGGCAATGCTATCGCACGTGATGTGGATTTGTCACCACCGACTGTTCTGGGCATTCTGGACAAGCTTTCCACCAAGGGCCTGATCGAACGGCAGCGGCTTCAAACCAACCGCCGCGTGGTGATTTCTCGTATCACCGAACACGGCGCACGCGTGCTCGCAGCCGCCCCCTCCCCGCTTGGCGAGACCTTCTCTCGGCGCTTCTTTGCACTTGAGCCCGAACAGCGTCAGGTCATTATCGACAGTCTGGAGAAAGTGGCTGAGTTCTCGGGTGTCGAAAAGATCGAGCAGCTTGCGGAGGTGATGGACCTACCGGTACCCAGTGCGACGCAAAAGCCCCACTGA
- a CDS encoding N-acetylglutaminylglutamine amidotransferase, with protein MCGICGEVRFNGTEVPLQQIEAMTDCLVSRGPDAQGTYVRGNVGMGHRRLRIIDLSDASAQPFEDEVNDRVMVFNGCIYNYPELREELKGLGHSFKSQGDTEVIIKAWEQWGEAAIPRLQGMFAFVIFERRTGRTIMVRDRFGIKPLYLSEGPDHIRFGSTLQSVLKGGSVDTSIDRIALHHYMSWHAVVPAPRTLLNGVRKLPAATIRIIEADGSSTEKLYWEPSFERSDADEARSEEEWCDMLLESLRTAVGRRMVCDVPVGVLLSGGVDSSLIVGLLAEQGQEGLATYSIGFEDANNEKGNEFEYSDLIANHYGTNHHQIHIPSAEMMENLPHAIKAMSEPMVSYDNIGFYLLSREVSKTIKVVQSGQGADEVFGGYHWYPPLQKTNDPVESYRQAFFDRDQKRMSEHLNPEYLAEKDESAAFVAEHFARAGAREPVDKALRLDTNVMLVDDPVKRVDNMTMAWGLEARVPFLDHELVELAGRIPSRHKLSHGGKGVLKEASRRVIPAAVIDRPKGYFPVPALKYIQGPYLEMVQDALGSQAAKERGLFQQSYLDQLFDSPSDHITPLRGSELWQVALLEMWLQAQEI; from the coding sequence ATGTGTGGTATTTGCGGCGAAGTCAGGTTCAACGGCACCGAAGTTCCGCTCCAACAAATTGAGGCAATGACCGATTGCCTCGTGTCGCGCGGTCCTGATGCGCAGGGTACCTATGTGCGCGGCAATGTCGGCATGGGGCATCGCCGTCTCAGGATCATCGACTTGTCGGATGCATCCGCCCAGCCGTTCGAGGATGAAGTCAACGACCGGGTGATGGTCTTCAACGGCTGCATCTACAACTATCCCGAACTGCGTGAAGAGCTCAAAGGCCTCGGTCACAGCTTCAAGTCCCAAGGGGATACCGAGGTGATCATCAAGGCGTGGGAGCAATGGGGCGAAGCCGCCATTCCCCGTCTTCAGGGCATGTTTGCCTTCGTGATTTTCGAACGTCGCACGGGTCGCACGATCATGGTGCGCGACCGCTTCGGCATCAAGCCGCTGTATCTGAGTGAAGGTCCGGATCACATCCGCTTCGGCTCGACCCTGCAATCGGTCCTGAAGGGCGGCAGCGTCGACACCTCAATCGACCGCATTGCTCTTCATCACTATATGTCATGGCATGCCGTCGTGCCCGCGCCCCGCACGCTTCTGAACGGTGTTCGCAAGCTGCCCGCAGCGACCATCCGCATCATCGAAGCCGATGGCTCTTCCACTGAAAAGCTGTATTGGGAACCGAGCTTCGAACGCAGTGATGCCGATGAAGCGCGCTCTGAGGAAGAATGGTGCGACATGCTGCTTGAAAGCCTGCGCACCGCTGTAGGCCGCCGTATGGTCTGTGACGTGCCGGTTGGCGTGCTGCTCTCGGGCGGTGTTGATTCATCGCTGATTGTGGGTCTGCTCGCCGAACAGGGGCAGGAGGGTCTTGCCACCTATTCGATCGGTTTTGAGGACGCCAACAACGAGAAGGGTAACGAGTTCGAATATTCCGATCTCATCGCCAATCACTACGGCACCAATCATCACCAGATCCACATCCCGTCCGCCGAGATGATGGAAAATCTGCCGCACGCCATCAAGGCGATGTCCGAACCGATGGTGTCCTATGACAACATCGGCTTCTACCTTCTGAGCCGCGAGGTTTCCAAGACCATCAAGGTGGTGCAGTCCGGTCAGGGCGCGGACGAGGTCTTTGGCGGCTATCACTGGTATCCGCCGCTTCAGAAGACCAACGACCCGGTCGAAAGCTATCGTCAGGCCTTCTTTGATCGCGACCAGAAGCGCATGTCCGAGCATCTTAATCCGGAGTATCTCGCCGAGAAGGACGAAAGTGCCGCCTTTGTCGCCGAACATTTCGCCCGTGCCGGTGCGCGTGAGCCGGTCGACAAGGCGCTGCGCCTTGATACCAACGTCATGCTCGTGGACGATCCGGTCAAGCGCGTGGACAACATGACCATGGCCTGGGGCCTTGAGGCGCGTGTTCCCTTCCTTGATCACGAACTGGTTGAACTGGCTGGCCGTATCCCCAGCCGGCACAAATTGTCCCACGGTGGCAAGGGCGTTTTGAAAGAAGCCTCCCGCCGCGTGATCCCCGCCGCCGTCATTGATCGGCCAAAGGGGTATTTCCCGGTTCCGGCGCTCAAATATATTCAGGGGCCATATCTGGAAATGGTTCAGGATGCTCTCGGCTCGCAGGCAGCAAAGGAACGCGGCCTGTTCCAGCAATCCTATCTCGACCAGCTCTTTGACTCACCGTCCGACCACATCACGCCCTTGCGCGGGTCGGAACTCTGGCAGGTTGCATTGCTCGAAATGTGGCTGCAGGCACAGGAGATTTAG